CAACATAGCAGCTAGAAAAATCCCTAGGGGAAAAAATTGTTCTTTTTTCATTTGATGTTTTTATCCTGATAATCGCGCGAACGTTTGAGAATGTCTGAAAAAGTCTTAACGATTGTCACTTCGTATTTTTTATTGCTGACACGACTTCTAACCTTCTCAAAGATAGCTTCTTCTCTTTTAGTATCTAGAATAGGTT
This window of the Streptococcus sp. 116-D4 genome carries:
- a CDS encoding chorismate mutase, which gives rise to MDLDRIRQEIDQIDDQIVKLLEERMHLVEGVVAYKKASGKPILDTKREEAIFEKVRSRVSNKKYEVTIVKTFSDILKRSRDYQDKNIK